DNA from Methanococcus voltae:
TTAAAATGTTTAATAACTATTTTTACTAATTAATACTAAATATTAATTGATATTAATAATATTAATTGATATTAATCAATTTAAATAGATACGGGGGAATATATCGTTAAGGAAACTGAGAATATTTCCTTAAACCATATTTAAATATCAACTGTGTTAATATATACCATTATATATGATTTATAGATGAGTTGTACTTGTTTGATATTATAAAGAAATAAAAATAATTTTATTTCTTTGTTAATGTACTAACTATGTTAAGTTAGATGATATATTAATTACAATATTAGTTATTTTTTTGCCAAAAATGGCATATTATAGTCTACTCCAGGAACGTATCCGAGAGCTTCCCTTATTTTTAACTGTGATTTATGGAATAACTTGGATAAGGGGATTTCCATAGGACATACGTCTTCACATTGTCCACAGTTTATACAGCTCATTGCTATGTGAGATAATCTCACACCTTGGAAGAATGAAGCTTCTGGAGCCATCATACCTTTTTCGATGATGTCTTGGTTTAAAACGCACTCTTTGCAAGAACATACGGGGCATACGTCCCTACAACCGTAGCATTTTACACATCTATCCCAGTATTCTTCCCATTTTTCATCAGCTGGGTATTCTTCTTCTAAATATTTAGCTTGTAATTTTTTACCGAGTTTAATCATTGATTGTTCGATTTTTCCACGAATAATCATTGCTTTTTCAGCTGGTTCTTTAGTTTCAATATATCCTGCTTTTTCGGCATCTTCAATTAATTGTCTACCTTTTTCAGAAGTAATTTCCACGAAAGTCCATCCTTTCTCAGCTCCCCAATTACCGCAAGCAAGGTCTGCGTTTCTTGGGATTTTAAGCTCACATCTTTGACAGTTCTCTCTTCTACCGAAACCTTCTTCTTCGAGTTCATCGATTTTGATAGCTTTTTCAGTTCCGTCTTTTAATTCGATTATAAACTTACCCTTATCGATTTCTTCCTTAACTACATCGAATGGGTCTACTTCATAGAATAACTCAATCATTTGTTGAGCCACCATTGGAGGAACAGTTCCACCACAGTTTAAACCGATTGTATATATTTTATCCTTGTTTATTTGATGTCTTTTCTCTAACTCTATAATTGCCATGGCATCACATGGTTTTACAGCTACTGCGAGGTTTATATCACTCAAATGCTTTTGGATTAGGCCTCCAAACATTGTAGGAGCACAGTGCAAAGAACCACAGCTATTAACAAGCTCTTCCGAGTTGTTAATAAGTGTAGGAACTCCATCATATACGTCTGCTCCTTTTTCAAGTGCTAAAACTCCGTCAACTACTTTACTATCAAGAAGATACTTGAATAATGCAGTAACAGCTCCACCACATTCACCATATTTTTGAATATCTTCGTTAGTTGATTTAATTAGAAGATAATCCATATTATCACCTTATTAATTTTGATATTATGTTAAAATATGATTAAATTACTTAAATTTAATATGTGAAGTAATTAAGTTTGAATTATTTAAATTTGAATTATTAATGGTATTTTACTATTCAAAATACTATGTAGTATTATTAAATTTTTTCAACTTTTACAGCACATATTTTAAGTTCTGCGGTTTTTGAAACTGGGTCGTATGCAGAATTCGTCAACTTGTTAGTAGGTTCTTCGTTAAAGTGGAATGACATGTAAACAGCGCCTTTTACAATATCGTCAGATACTCTTGCAATAGCCTTTACACTGCCTCTTTTTGAGGAAACCTGAACAGTTTCGCCAGCTTCGATTCCTAAAGCGTTAGCATCTTCAATGTTCATTTCAATGAAGTTCTCATCGATTTCATTTGTGATACTTGGGCATCTTCTGGTCATAGTTCCGGAGTTATAGTGGAATATGATTCTACCAGTTGTTAATAATAATGGGTATTCTTCACTTGGCATTTCTGCAGGGTCTTTGTGCACAACAGGGCATATTTTACCCAATCCGTTAGGTCTTAAGAATTTACCTTCGTGTAAGAATTTTGTTCCTGGGTGGTCTGCTGTTTTACAAGGCCATTGTAAACCATCGATTCCCAATCTTTCAAAGGACATTCCTGCGTATTGAGGAATTACTTTTGCCATTTCGTCGAATATATCGCTTGCACTTTCGAAAGCGAATTTATCTCCGTAGCCCATTCTTTCAGCAAGTTCTTTTACAACAACCCAATCAGGCACAGCCTCACCAGGTGCTTCAACTGCTTTTCTTATTCTTTGAACTCTTCTTTCAGTGTTTGTGAAAGTTCCGTCTTTTTCAGCCCAACAAGCAGCAGGTAAAACTACGTCAGCTAATTTTCCTGTATCAGTTAAGAAAATATCTTGAACTACAAGGAAATCTAACTCTTTTAAAGCGTGCTCAACGTGGTTAATATCCGCATCTGCAACCATTGGGTCTTCCCCTACAATGTGGAGATATTTAAATCCTTTACCCATTCTTTCGAACATTTCAGGACCGGTTAAACCAAGATTAGGGTCTAAACCTTCAACATCCCATAATTCTTCTAATTTTGCGGTAGCTTCGCCTACTTTTTGGTATCCTGGGTATACATTAGGTAATGCACCCATATCACAAGCACCTTGAACGTTGTTCTGTCCTCTTAATGGGTTAACACCTGCTCCTCTTTTACCGAGGTTTCCAGTAATCATTGCAAGATTACAGCAGGATTTAACGTTGTCTACACCGAATGTATATTCAGTAACACCCAAACAGTACATAATAGCTGCTTTATCGGCTTTTGCATACAATCTTGCTGCTTCTCTTATGGTTTCAGCTGGGATTCCTGAGATTTTAGCAACTTCTTCAGGTACATATTTTGAAACTACTTCCTTCAATTCATCGAAGTTTTCGGTTCTATTTTTAATGAATTCATCATCTGTTAATCCTTCAGTAATGATAACATTCATTATAGCGTTCATTAAATCAATGTTTGAACCTGGAATCAACTTCATATGGATATCTGCCATTTTTGAAGTGTGAGTTTTCCTTGGGTCAATTGCGATAATTTTTGTTCCGTTATCTTTAGCTTTCACAATACTTCTTGCAACTAATGGGTGTGCTTCAAAAGTATTGGAGCCGTAGATAAATAATACGTCTGCTTCTGCTAAATCTTCAATAGAGTTAGTCATTGCACCAGAACCAAAGCATTCGCCAAGTCCTGTAACTGTCGGAGCGTGTCAAATACGTGCACAGTGGTCCACGTTATTTGTTTTCATTACCACTCTCGCAAATTTCTGTAATGCGTAGCTTTCTTCGTTAGCACCTCTTGCGCAGGAGAAGAAACCTACTTCATCAGGGTTGTACCCTTTAAGCTTGCTTGCAATTAAGTCCAAAGCTTCTGCCCATGTGGATTCAACTAATTCGCCGTTTTTTCTAATTAACGGAACAGTAAGCCTGTCTTCGCTGTGTACGAATTCGTAGCAGTAGTTTCCTTTTATACAAACTTTACCTTGGTTTACAGGGTGTCTTTTAAAAGGAAGGGTGTCTACAAGCTTACCGTCTTTAACAACTAAGTCAATACCACAACCAGTACCGCAGTACGGGCATATTGTATGGACTACTTTAAATTCAGTCACTATATCACCGTCTTAATGAATATTTCTTAAAATTACAAAAAAGCTAATAAAATTATAAAATAAGCATAATACATAAAAACTTAATATTTTGTATTAATTCGTATAGGGATTTGAATTAATATAAAAAATACATAAGTTTCATATTTATTTAAACATATTATACATTATTTAACCTGAATTAGCTAATTAAATATATTTCAAGAAAATAATTCAAATATGGGTTTTTAAATTAATTTAGCAATTAATTAAAAGTTATGTATCAAAGATTAATTAATTTAAATGTTATATTATTAATTTTATATTCGTTCTATTTGGTCTATTTATTCTATTTATTCTATTTATTTTAGCTATTTTAGCTATTTCATTTTATGCAACTATTTTATTTCATAGATGTTATTTAGCACACAAAATATAATATATTGTGTGCGTATCGTGGTCTTGTGGGACACTACCCTCACATATGTTATTTATAATATATCCAAATGTCGAATTAATTTAAAAAAAAAGGTTTATATATTAGATGTAATCATATATGATTATTACATTTTAAAAGGTAATCAAAAATAATTAACTAATTTTTTAGAAAAATAGATTATTAACGATTATATCTTTAAAAAAAGTTTTAAAATTCTATTTTATAAAATTAAAAGGTTTATATAATTTTTAAACTAATATAACGTATTTTGACAGTTTTTTAGCTTTTTCTAAGAATTTTTTAGATTCCATATTTGGAAATAAATCTACAAAACACACATCTATACGATTATCCTCATTTTTAGAATTATTATGTTGATTACTAAAATCTAAGTCCATAAAATCCGAATGAATTATTTCAACACGGTTATTTTCGAAAATTTCATTTCCAAAATTTATTTTTAAATTGTATTCTAAGTCATATAATGCTATATCGTTTATGTCCGAAAAAATAACTTTCTTAGCCCCTTTTTTTAATGCAACCATTCCCAAAGTCCCACAGCCACAAAAACCATCCAAAACAACTTTATCAGTTAAATCTAACTTTTCTATCTTGTTTATTTTTGGATTAAATGGTCTTGGAAACTCAATATGTAATTTAGATTGATTTTTGCAAGATATAACACACGTTGACAAAGACCTTATTGTAAATATATCACACCGAAAATCATCGCCCACAATCAAATCATTCATATTTTTTGAGTTTTTTCCAGCTATTCTTTTATTATGTGAAATAACCGATTTTATTTCAGGTATTTTAATAATTTCGTTCGCACAGTCTTTTGATACATAATTATTCAGTAAAACCAAATCATTTTCGCATAAAACAGGTGCATACTTCAAAGGATAACCAGCTTCAATCATTGGCATACCAACATCTTTTAAAGCAAATTTATCATCATTTATATGATTAGGTACTTCATTACATTCTATTAGTATATTAGCAACATCTACCATTACATCATCAATTTGTGAACGTCCACAGTGGCATTTTCGTTGCCTACCTTTCAAATTTAGCTTTTTTAATGGTATAGTCTTTGAAATTGGTTTATTGCATTGTTTACACGGTTTATATGACTTTACTTTTTGTATGATTTCGCCCCTCGATATCATATTTTTCATTCCCTCCAAAAAAGTAATTTAAAATTAAAATTAGAATTACAACTAAAATTAAAATATTTATATAAAATATACACATATTTTTGTAAAAACGATTATATTTATATTATTAAATAAATCGATTAGATAGTTATATAAATAAAATTAAAAAATAAAAATAGTAATAAAAATAGTAATAATAATGATAAAAATAAAATTTATCGATATTTATTCATAAATTTAGGGATAAATTCAATTGCATCTTTTTTTGTAAGTGTCATAAATCCATTTTTAAGATATTTACGAGCTACCATTTCTTTGCCCACCCATTCGGCAAATCTACGGTCTTGTATTATTACTACCCCGTAGTCTTCCTCTGTTCGTATCAACCTACCAATCATCTGCACAACAGTTCTCGACATTATATGAAACGAGGTCATTAAAAACGCTCTCCAATGTGCATTTGGTACTCTTTTATTCAATTTGCTTTCTATTAAACTCTGTTCCTTATTTAATAACGGTGTAGGTACTGGGAAAGGTAAACTATCAATTATAACCGCCGTTAGTGCTTCTCCTGGTATGTCCACCCCTTCGGCAAATCTACCTGTAGCAAGTAGTAAACCCCCCTGTCTTTCAAAGTCATTTTTCAGTTTTTTAGCTTCTTTGCCATCCATTCCTTGTTGATAGCAGTGTATATTTTTTTTATAGCCTTTCATTAAAAAGTAATTGTATGCAGAATTTAAGTCTCCAAAACTTTTAAAAAGTATTAATGTATTGCCCCCACAAGCATTTACCAAATTAAACAAATTTTCATTTGAATTTTTACGATTAATTACATTATCATCTCTTGATTTAAATTTCATATCTACTCCGTCAGATAATGCAATTATTTTCCGTCTTTCTTTGGAAAATGGACTGTCTAACAACAAATTAGTGCTATTTCCCACACCTGTTTTCATTGCGTGGATATTTAAGTCCCCTAATGTAGCAGAACAGTGAATTACGGAAGCTCCGTCGTATAAATTCTTTAATATGGAAGATACAAGTACAGGCTCGCATAAAACCTTGTTTTCATTCCTATAAATTACATAATTACTGTTAACATTCCTTAAACCCATTACATCGTCGATAAAATCCGAAAGGGGCATATCATTAATTCGTTTTTCCGTAATAAACTGTAATTCCAACGGAATTAATGCATTATTCTCTATTTTAAATTTAAATTCTTTTCTATCTAATTCGACATTTTCTTCAAATTTTATAATTTTCTTTTGAATATCGCTAATTTCATAATATCCTTCGAGTAAAGTACCCAAAATTGCCACATCTTCCTTCATTCCGAAAGAAGTGATTTTTTCACCATTATTTACCAAAAATTGTTTAAAATCTTTGTCTTTTCCAAATGTATGCACATAATTTTCAATAATTTCCCAAAATTGTTTATCAGTTGCCCCATCATCACCATAGCCGTACCTATCAATAGCTTTTCTAATTCTAAGCGGTGCATAGTTGTAAGCCATATATCTAAGTCTACCGAGTGCCATTTTTGGATTAATTGTAATTGTAGCCGAATTTCTAATACTGCCCTCTAATTTATGCGCTTCATCAACAATTACGATGTTTGTCTTTTTCTTTTTGTCAATTTCTTCCTTTAAATAATAGTAGATACTGTTATTCATAATTACGATATCGGCGTCTAAACAGTCAATTTTAACTTTTTGATACTCACACGCACAAATTGGGCAATAATAACGCACATAATCGTCATTTAACTTTAATTCTTCTTTTTTTGTTCCGCATTCACAAATTGGTTTCCTATTAGGTCTATACCTACAATGTCTATTAAATTGGCAATATAAACGATTTGCTCGGTCCCCTTTTGATTTACAGAAGAAATTTCCTTTTCCCATCATAAAAGAAACTTTTAAATTGTGTTTTAATGAATTTAAATCTTCCAATATACGTTCTTGCTGGTCTATTGTTTCTGTTAATATAATAATTCGATTACCCCGCTCTGCAAAGTATAAAGAAGGTATCAAGTACGATAATGTCTTTCCTACTCCAGTAGGTGCTTCTACGACCAGATTTTTATGAGATTTTTTTGAATGTTTTGAATTTAAGTCTTTTGAGTTATTATTATTGTTATTAGTATTATTATTGTTATTATTATTATTATTGTTATTACTATTATTGGTATTAATAGTAGATAATTCTTTATTTTTTGAGTTTAATAGGTTATCTAATTCTGTTTTTTTGTTATTCACAATACAATAGAATATATTTTCCATAAAAGTCATTTGTTGGGGTCTCATACTTGTATATGGAAATTTGTCGTTGATATATTCTTTAAATTCGTAAAAATCATATCTTTTGTTATTTTTAGTAACTTCATTATTATTATTATTATTATTATTGTTATTATTATTATTATTATAATTCATTAAACCACCAGTAATTAAAACATATTTATGAAGAATTAAAAGTTTAGGTATGAAAATTAAAATTAGAAATTAGAAATTAGAAATTGATTTAAAATAAAATAGGTACATATTGTATAAAAATTTGCCTAATTACGTTAATGTCGTTATTTTTTAAAAATTAAAAATAGAAAATAATAATGAAAATTTTTTTATTTTAATATTTTATTCTTTTAATTGGTATTTAAAGGCTTTATATATAAAGAAAGAACCCATAATCAACGTTAAAAATCCTGACAATGGTTCTGCGCACCATATACTATTAACACCCCAATACATTGGTAGTATGTACAATAGAGGTATTAAAAATCCGAATGATTTAAATAACGATACTATGTTGGACACTTTACTATCTCCAATAGATTGGAAGTAAGTAATTATTAAGAAAACAGGTCCTAAAACCAATGTACCATATGAGTAAATATTTAAACCTGTCGTAGCAGTTTTAATTAATTCAATATCTGTAGAGTTAAATATATTAATTAGATATGTTGGGAATAAGTTGTATGCAATAAATGAAATTATACCAATAATCAACGTTAAAGTTCCTGTGATTTTTAATATATTCTTTACTTTATCGTATCTCTTAGCACCATAATTATAACTTATGAGGGGTTGTACTCCGCTACATAATCCTAAAATTGTCATAAATAAGGTTATAAATATATAGATTACAATACCATACGCAGAAACGTATAATGAACCACCGTATTTTAAGAATTGAGTACTGTATACCAAAGCGACTATTGCAGATGAAAATTGCAATAAGAACGGAGAGATACCTGTTAAAATTATTAATTTTAAAATATTTTTGTCATAAGATTTGAAATTAAGTATATTTTTTAAACGATAGGTTATATCCTCTATTTTTAAGTTTGATTTTTTTGCTAAGAAGTGATGTAAAAATATTATTGCGCCGAGTGTTTCTCCCATCATTGTGGCAATTGCTGCACCTGCAACGCCCCAACCAAATACGATTATGAACAATGCGTCAAATACAATGTTTGTTAAAGCGCATACTATCATTACATTCATTGCTTTTTTTGGGAATCCGTCATTTCTAATAATTGGTTCAAGACCTACGTTAAACAATAATCCCATAGAGCCAATAAATGCGATACTCAAATATGTTAATGATAGATTTAATAAACTTCCTTCAATTCCAAAGCTTAAAAGCAACGGTTTTATTGCCAATAAACCGACAAATGTTAAAAACACACCTAACAAGATGAGTATACAAAAAGCATTTTTAAAGATGTTTTGAGCTTTTTCAGGGTCATTCCTACCTAAATTAATTGATATATGTGCAGAAGCTCCGATACCAATCATAATAGCAAATGATATTATCATCATTTTTAGAGGGAATGAAAGCGTAATACTCGCAATAGCCTCTGAACCTACCCAATGACCTAAAAATATACCATCTATGATTGTATATATCCCATTAATTACAAATCCAATTATTGCAGGTACTGCATAACGAATTACTAATTTTGGAATCGGGGTAGTATTTAAGTCATAGTTAGTCATAAATTCACCATATGTAAATTAAATTTTTATGTTGTAAATTATTATTTAGGTATGTCCTAAACAATTAATACTAAAATTAGGTGTTTATGTATAAATACTTATCTAAATTAATAAGTTATATCGTTAATTAGTACTATAGCAATATATTATTTGAAAAAAATTAAAAAAATAGGTAAATTATACATATATTCGAAAATAATGATTTTAAAATATGTAGATTACAAATAAAACTTTGTATTATCATTTTTTAAATATTATAACTATTTTAAACATTTTAATTATTCTAAAAAAGTATATTTAAGTTTTTTAATTATTTTTATTGTATATTATATTATATTATATTATTGGTAGTATTCTATTTTCTTTATTATTTTCTTTATTATTCCTGGAATTCAAGTACTCCCACATAATTGTGAGGCAATGTGTATAATATAATGTCTCCATCGTTGTACACGTGTATATTTAGAGTTCCGTCTCCATCATAGGTGGTTGCTTTGAAACTTCTTTCTTGATAATCTGATAATTTTTTGTTATCTATTGCAATTTGGTAGTTTTTATTGTATAATGGGTCTAAGGATATTTCCCTAATATTATATATCCTGTAAAGAATACCAGTTTTTTGCACGGAGGAATAAAATGATGTTCCATCGTTTGAAATTAATTCTCCATTTTCTATATAATAAATAACGCCGTATTCATCAGTTGCTTGGAAATTAGTCAGTTCTGAAGAACTTGGACTATATATTAAGCAATTTTTAATCCTTATTTCGCCAGCATACTGTTCTAATGGTATTACATCAGTACTTTCACCACTTTCGCCTCCTGTATCGTTATCATTACTTTCATTTTCGTCGTTAGTAGTATTACTTGAATCTAATGCGCCACCAACTGAATAACCGCCTATTACTGGCGTATTGGATAATAATGTAGAGCCCTCTTCGATTCCATTAATAAATGTATAACCTACCACCATTACAGAACCCAATATTACCAAAGTAATGATTATCATTTCAAGAGATATTTGTCCTCGTTTCAAAGTATCACCCCGTAAAATGAATTACTATATAATATACTATATCTTTATATTACTATATATTGTATGTGGTATATTAGTCTATCGAATGTAAACAATACAACAATATAATCATAAATATCCTAATTATTTTATTATATAATATTATTTTTACTATTATTATTTTTACTATTATATCCTATTTAATAATTTATCTATATTAGGATATTATTAATTTGTTATTTACAATTAATTTATGATTTGAAGTATTATTTTTAAAATAAGATAATAAATGCAAATTAATACAAAATATTAGTATTATATTTTAACATAATTATGGTTTTAATGGTTTTATGCACTATAATCAATAAAATAGACCCTAAATACTTAAAACTATATATAGTTATAGAAACATATTAAATTTAATAAACTTATTTAATATCCCCCCTAAATATTACTTAAAATAATCAGCCTATAGAATTATCCCCCCGTAGATGTTGATAGTATGAGTATTGAATATATATATGGTTTTTTTTGCATACTTGCAGGCATATATTTTGAATTTGGTAGAAAAAAATATTATGATATCTTTTGGATATCTATGCTTTATTTAGGCGTAATGCTTCATTTTAATATGTATGAATTATTTGGAATAATATTATTAACAATCGCAAATTACTTAAAAAAGCATACTAAGCTCATTGCGTATATTGGCATAATATTCTTTGTAATATCGTACTTACTTTCTGGTTCTTATTATGCTTTATCATTGGTAATGTATTACTTTATTGCATCAGCACTTTATCACTGTAATTTAATGGAAGGTCAAGAAACCAAATATTTGATAGGTATTGCTTATTTGAGTGGTTTTCTCATCTCTTCGTCCTTATTTTTAGATTCTGTGCTTTTTGTGATACCTATTCCGATTTATTGCTTAATTAAAAATTATCGAAATTATCCTTCAGAATTTGAAGATATTACTTTACCGGATTTTGCAAGATTGGCCACTTCTATTAAGAAAAGTGAAAAAGATGTAAAACCTAACGACCACGTGGTAGGATATGATAAAAAATCTTTGATACGTGCAGGATTTGAGAATAACCCTAAAAACCCTTATTTAAATAATAATATTGACATATCAGCTATTGGTGAGTTATCCAATAGTATGAAGCATAAACTTAATTATAATAATTCATCAAACTTTGATAGTACATTACTTGACAAAAAAGTATGGATTACCCCTCACATTCCGTTTATGCTATTCATTGGATTTTCTTATATCGTATTTTGGTTTGTAAGAAAGCCCCTATTATTTGTACTTATTGATAATTTGGTACATTAAAAATAAATATATAAATAAAATATAGTATAATAAATATAAATTAAATTATACTTAATTTAATTAATTATATTTTTAAATTATAAAACATAAGTTATAACTTACCAACTAAATATAATAAATAATAAAATTAAATAAATTTATAAAAGTGGGATATTACGACTAACAATAATAACAATACGAGTAATACAAATAAAGAATCAATAATCGAAGATTTCGGAATTTTTTTACATATGCTAATGGGTAGGCAGATAGAAATCTCTAAAAAAAAATTTCCAAATATTGAAGAGGAATATACAAAACTTACAATAATTCAGTTAGATTACTTGTATGCAATATATAATTTGGATAACCCCTCTTTTTCAGATATTGCTAAGTTTATGAATGTTGCAAATTCATCAGTTAGTGAAATGTATCGAAAATTATATGATAAAGGTTATGTATCTAAATCGAGGTCTAAAAAAGACCGTAGAGAATATCAAATATCTTTAACGTTTAAAGGTCGGAGATTAATTTATAAAGATTTAGTTTCATCAATTTATTTATCAAAAGAAATTTTTGAAAAAATACCTGATGAAAATGTATTGAACGCATATGAAGTTTTAAAAGATTATTTATATGAAGTTAAATCCAAAGAACTTGAACAATATTTTAAAAAATATGCAGAATATAAAAGTATTGAAAAAGAATTTTTGGATTAATAATATAAAATAAATAAAAATAATTGCAATAATAAAGAATTGTAAATAAAAATAATAAATTAGTATAATTCCAAATATTTTTTATTTTTTTTCATTAAATATTTTTGATGATACTCTTCTGCCTTATAAAATTCTGTTGCTTTTCTAATTCTTGTAACTATTTTTTTATCAATTCTCATATCATCAAGTGTTTTTTGCACTTTTTTTAAGGATTTTTTGGCTAAATCACACTGTTTTTTGGTTGTATAAAATATGGTGGAAGCATATTGCTCCCCAACATCCCAACCTTGCCTATTTACGGTGGTAGGGTCATGATTAATCCAAAAAATATCCAGTAATTCCTCATAATCAATCATTTTAATGTCATAAATTATAGTAACCACTTCAACGTGCCCAGTATTACCGCCACATACCTCTTCATAAGTAGGGTATTTAGTTTTACCGCCCATATAACCCACTTCAGTATCTAAAACGCCCTTGACTCTTCTGAACAACTCTTCCGAACCCCAAAAACAGCCCATTCCAAATATTGCTATATCATAATTAGGATTGGGATTGTGTATATTTAAATTAACTTCACTACACATATAATCACCAGCATTATGATTATATTTTAAACCATAGTACGTGTAATAACTTATTAAATACCTAACTATTAATAATTAAAATATAGTCATATAATTCTATAAAGTAGACATTATAAATAACTATTTTTAAGTATGTTTTAAGGTTATAATGAATGTTAAATATAAATAACTCGGATAATAAAATATTATTTATAAATTAACCAATGGGATATTCAAATTGCTAATTTTTGACTTAAAGGTGAGATTTTGACTAATACAGCAGATAATGGGGAAAATAAAAATATGTCAAATATCAATAATGTTAAAGATATATCCAAAATTAAAGAACAAATCCAAGATAGTCTTAAGGAAGACATAAATACAATATATTACTTCTCTGGTACGGGTAATTCATATTATGTAGCAAGAGAACTTGCTAAAAGGCTTGAAAATACGGAAAATACGGAAAATAAAGGTAATGAAGATAATGAAGATAATGAAGATAACAAAACTAAAGAGATTGTATATAATAAATTAGATATATCTAATTTAAAAAATACAAGAATTATATCAATTGCAAATGAACTAAAAAATAGAAATATTATTAATAATTCTGATAAAATAATATTTATATACCCAGTTTATGGATTTGGAATACCTGAAATCGTTGAAAGATTTATAAATAGAATAAATATTAAAAATCCACAAGTAAATGTATATAGCATCGCAACTTGTGGAAAAATGCCTGGTGGTGTACACTACCACATAAACAAGTTATTAAATAAAAAAGGAATCGAATTAAAAGCAGGTTATACGTTAAAAATGCCAAACAACTATATTTTAGCATTTAACCCACCATCTGCTCAAGATGTAAACCATATGTTGGATAATACGGATGTTGATATTTTGAAATTAAGTGTTTTGATTAGAAATAATCGGGAAAATACTGCAAAGGATTCATTATTTGGTAAACTATCATCAGACGTTTTATATCCATTTTGGAAAAAGGGATTATACAAATTTGATGAAAAATTTAAGATATCAAAAGACTGTAATCTTTGTGGAATATGTGAAAAAATTTGCCCTGTTAACAATATAGAAATCATAGATAATGAAAATTTAGAATATAACGATAGAATTATCTTTAAACATAAATGCCAAGAATGTTTATCCTGCA
Protein-coding regions in this window:
- a CDS encoding ATP-dependent DNA helicase; its protein translation is MNYNNNNNNNNNNNNNNEVTKNNKRYDFYEFKEYINDKFPYTSMRPQQMTFMENIFYCIVNNKKTELDNLLNSKNKELSTINTNNSNNNNNNNNNNNTNNNNNNSKDLNSKHSKKSHKNLVVEAPTGVGKTLSYLIPSLYFAERGNRIIILTETIDQQERILEDLNSLKHNLKVSFMMGKGNFFCKSKGDRANRLYCQFNRHCRYRPNRKPICECGTKKEELKLNDDYVRYYCPICACEYQKVKIDCLDADIVIMNNSIYYYLKEEIDKKKKTNIVIVDEAHKLEGSIRNSATITINPKMALGRLRYMAYNYAPLRIRKAIDRYGYGDDGATDKQFWEIIENYVHTFGKDKDFKQFLVNNGEKITSFGMKEDVAILGTLLEGYYEISDIQKKIIKFEENVELDRKEFKFKIENNALIPLELQFITEKRINDMPLSDFIDDVMGLRNVNSNYVIYRNENKVLCEPVLVSSILKNLYDGASVIHCSATLGDLNIHAMKTGVGNSTNLLLDSPFSKERRKIIALSDGVDMKFKSRDDNVINRKNSNENLFNLVNACGGNTLILFKSFGDLNSAYNYFLMKGYKKNIHCYQQGMDGKEAKKLKNDFERQGGLLLATGRFAEGVDIPGEALTAVIIDSLPFPVPTPLLNKEQSLIESKLNKRVPNAHWRAFLMTSFHIMSRTVVQMIGRLIRTEEDYGVVIIQDRRFAEWVGKEMVARKYLKNGFMTLTKKDAIEFIPKFMNKYR
- a CDS encoding MATE family efflux transporter, coding for MTNYDLNTTPIPKLVIRYAVPAIIGFVINGIYTIIDGIFLGHWVGSEAIASITLSFPLKMMIISFAIMIGIGASAHISINLGRNDPEKAQNIFKNAFCILILLGVFLTFVGLLAIKPLLLSFGIEGSLLNLSLTYLSIAFIGSMGLLFNVGLEPIIRNDGFPKKAMNVMIVCALTNIVFDALFIIVFGWGVAGAAIATMMGETLGAIIFLHHFLAKKSNLKIEDITYRLKNILNFKSYDKNILKLIILTGISPFLLQFSSAIVALVYSTQFLKYGGSLYVSAYGIVIYIFITLFMTILGLCSGVQPLISYNYGAKRYDKVKNILKITGTLTLIIGIISFIAYNLFPTYLINIFNSTDIELIKTATTGLNIYSYGTLVLGPVFLIITYFQSIGDSKVSNIVSLFKSFGFLIPLLYILPMYWGVNSIWCAEPLSGFLTLIMGSFFIYKAFKYQLKE
- a CDS encoding class III signal peptide-containing protein; its protein translation is MKRGQISLEMIIITLVILGSVMVVGYTFINGIEEGSTLLSNTPVIGGYSVGGALDSSNTTNDENESNDNDTGGESGESTDVIPLEQYAGEIRIKNCLIYSPSSSELTNFQATDEYGVIYYIENGELISNDGTSFYSSVQKTGILYRIYNIREISLDPLYNKNYQIAIDNKKLSDYQERSFKATTYDGDGTLNIHVYNDGDIILYTLPHNYVGVLEFQE
- a CDS encoding MarR family transcriptional regulator → MGRQIEISKKKFPNIEEEYTKLTIIQLDYLYAIYNLDNPSFSDIAKFMNVANSSVSEMYRKLYDKGYVSKSRSKKDRREYQISLTFKGRRLIYKDLVSSIYLSKEIFEKIPDENVLNAYEVLKDYLYEVKSKELEQYFKKYAEYKSIEKEFLD
- the msrA gene encoding peptide-methionine (S)-S-oxide reductase MsrA; translation: MCSEVNLNIHNPNPNYDIAIFGMGCFWGSEELFRRVKGVLDTEVGYMGGKTKYPTYEEVCGGNTGHVEVVTIIYDIKMIDYEELLDIFWINHDPTTVNRQGWDVGEQYASTIFYTTKKQCDLAKKSLKKVQKTLDDMRIDKKIVTRIRKATEFYKAEEYHQKYLMKKNKKYLELY